The following proteins are encoded in a genomic region of Rhizobium sp. ZPR4:
- a CDS encoding LuxR C-terminal-related transcriptional regulator, protein MTTIVAPAGYGKTSLAVQWYQLLKEDGVKLCWVSLDAEHTNQEAFLLALIDALQTLLHEDGADAGNLPAAALLSVLATRLRKIEGPLVVFLDDYHFAQTDATEALMAKIIADLSLEHVKLVLVSRSPPRFPLSALRLRGEFKQFGVAELGFTDAEAGELFSGKGTHLTEEQVGSFNRRTEGWAVALQMVSLLLSESEESDSILASFDGGGADMGSYLSEQVFEHLPEDIRQFLIGTAALPAFNRSLLEAVLESKEQADLSERLADYALPVTLLAGPGNWMRFHPVFNEFLKKTASRRGVDANLALNRAAHWFEAHGDIDRAVHHALSAGDANLAARIVETAGGWRRVYATTRGGATLFQALSGRASEIDLVRFPLATLGLSIFNAKAAHLAAANHYIVIAERATAADPTLAKDLRVVRILLALYTDHWATAADLSALEDDLRQPDGMELIHRALALNMLSYNFLIRSELDRALHYGHLAIRAFRDGGADFGAMHLYTHIGQAFFLSGDCASALSAYEELICEAQTNIGPGSDLDAVGQVLKAEVLSMRGDAETAAEMLGWALPHLELHDTWFDLLAAGFMAEQRVLRMREDLLAAHAAMDRIRAVARRRGFDRLTRLIDGERAMLLMASGDLDQAIRHAEANGFGMQAIVSDRANTLAIHLRGTTPAIFWTRAYLALGEQAKAREVFDQFKMRQAQRPHVPRAIELALIEIGILLAEGRADLAAASLSDLVLTTPLDDYRALLHLDHSAGLGELRALANHPTVANVPRKRLQSLLMSGETVQEPAVDDGGYAFTGRERMVLELLSSGLSNKEIGRMLALSDNTIKFHLRNIFAKLNVSTRTAAVTAARQKGMLDR, encoded by the coding sequence TTGACGACCATTGTCGCACCTGCCGGTTACGGCAAGACCTCCCTTGCCGTCCAATGGTACCAGCTGCTGAAGGAGGATGGTGTCAAGCTTTGCTGGGTGTCGCTCGATGCCGAACATACCAACCAGGAAGCCTTTCTGCTTGCGCTGATCGATGCCTTGCAGACGCTGCTTCATGAGGATGGCGCGGATGCCGGCAACCTGCCTGCGGCAGCACTGCTTTCCGTGCTGGCGACGCGTCTGCGCAAGATCGAAGGGCCACTCGTCGTCTTTCTCGATGACTATCATTTCGCCCAGACGGATGCGACCGAGGCGCTGATGGCGAAGATCATCGCGGATCTTTCGCTCGAACACGTCAAGCTGGTGTTGGTCAGCCGCAGCCCGCCGCGCTTTCCGCTCTCGGCACTGCGGTTGCGTGGCGAGTTCAAGCAGTTCGGCGTTGCCGAGCTCGGCTTTACCGATGCCGAAGCGGGAGAGCTTTTCTCGGGCAAGGGCACCCATCTGACGGAAGAACAGGTCGGCTCTTTCAATCGCCGGACCGAAGGCTGGGCTGTCGCGCTGCAGATGGTGAGCCTGCTCCTATCGGAATCGGAGGAGAGCGACAGTATTCTGGCCTCTTTCGACGGCGGCGGCGCTGATATGGGCTCTTATCTGTCGGAGCAGGTGTTCGAGCATCTGCCCGAAGACATACGCCAGTTTCTCATTGGCACGGCAGCGCTTCCGGCCTTCAATCGTTCGTTGCTCGAGGCCGTGCTGGAAAGCAAAGAGCAGGCGGATCTCAGCGAAAGGCTGGCCGACTACGCGCTTCCGGTCACATTGCTGGCAGGCCCCGGCAACTGGATGCGGTTTCATCCGGTCTTCAACGAGTTTCTCAAGAAGACAGCCAGTCGCAGGGGTGTCGATGCCAATCTTGCGCTCAATCGTGCGGCCCACTGGTTCGAAGCTCACGGCGACATAGATCGGGCTGTACATCATGCACTTTCGGCAGGCGACGCCAATCTTGCGGCGCGCATCGTCGAGACCGCCGGCGGCTGGCGGCGCGTCTATGCCACGACCCGCGGCGGCGCGACGCTCTTTCAGGCCTTGAGCGGACGTGCCTCGGAAATCGATCTTGTCCGCTTTCCGCTTGCCACACTTGGGCTCTCGATCTTCAACGCAAAGGCGGCGCATCTGGCTGCTGCCAACCATTATATTGTCATCGCTGAGCGGGCCACGGCTGCAGATCCGACCTTGGCAAAGGATCTGCGCGTCGTGCGCATCCTTCTGGCGCTTTATACGGATCACTGGGCGACGGCGGCCGATCTTTCCGCGCTTGAAGACGATTTGCGCCAGCCGGATGGAATGGAACTCATTCATCGGGCGCTGGCGCTCAATATGCTTTCCTACAATTTCCTGATCCGCAGCGAGCTTGACCGGGCACTGCACTACGGGCATCTGGCCATTCGCGCTTTTCGCGACGGTGGTGCCGATTTTGGTGCCATGCACCTCTATACCCATATCGGCCAGGCCTTCTTTCTCTCCGGCGATTGTGCGAGCGCGCTGTCGGCCTATGAAGAGCTGATCTGCGAAGCGCAGACGAATATCGGTCCGGGCAGCGATCTCGATGCCGTCGGCCAGGTGTTGAAGGCCGAGGTTCTATCGATGCGCGGCGACGCGGAGACAGCGGCAGAGATGCTCGGATGGGCGCTGCCTCATCTTGAGCTTCACGATACCTGGTTCGACCTTCTGGCCGCTGGCTTCATGGCCGAGCAACGGGTCCTGCGGATGCGTGAGGATTTGCTTGCCGCCCACGCGGCCATGGATCGCATTCGCGCCGTGGCGCGGCGGCGTGGCTTCGATCGGCTCACACGGTTGATCGACGGCGAGCGTGCCATGCTGCTCATGGCATCGGGCGATCTCGATCAGGCAATCCGCCATGCCGAGGCCAATGGTTTCGGCATGCAGGCAATCGTTTCAGATCGCGCCAATACGTTGGCCATCCATCTGCGCGGAACGACGCCGGCGATCTTCTGGACTCGCGCCTACCTGGCCCTTGGCGAGCAGGCCAAGGCGCGCGAGGTCTTTGATCAGTTCAAGATGCGTCAGGCGCAACGCCCGCATGTCCCGCGCGCAATCGAGCTTGCTCTCATCGAAATTGGGATTCTTCTGGCGGAAGGCCGCGCGGATCTCGCTGCCGCCAGCCTTTCCGATCTCGTGTTGACGACGCCCCTCGACGACTACCGGGCGCTGCTTCATCTCGATCACTCCGCAGGACTCGGGGAACTTCGCGCACTCGCCAATCATCCAACGGTTGCAAACGTTCCTCGAAAGCGTCTCCAGTCTCTGCTCATGAGCGGGGAGACGGTGCAGGAACCAGCCGTCGATGATGGTGGCTATGCCTTTACCGGCCGGGAACGCATGGTGCTGGAGTTGCTGAGTTCGGGGCTTTCCAACAAGGAAATCGGCCGGATGCTGGCCTTGTCCGACAATACGATCAAGTTTCACCTGCGCAATATCTTTGCGAAGCTCAACGTCTCGACGCGGACCGCGGCCGTGACGGCAGCACGCCAAAAGGGCATGCTTGATCGGTAA
- a CDS encoding hydantoinase/oxoprolinase family protein, which translates to MIRLATDVGGTFTDLVGYDERTGEIFTAKSLTTVHDQSEGVLTAIELAEKKDGLSTRDVIFFAHGGTTVINAITERKGVRTALVTTAGFRDVLEIGRGNRPDLYNLQFKSPEAFVPRSLRFEVRERMDAKGRVLTPIELGDIEPIIRECRARKVEAVAVIFLHSYANPEHEIACAKAIAEALPDVTVCASHEVSRQWREYERSNTAVLNAYVQPIIRRYFARLESALTERDLTCPYYAMQSNGGISTFDQAQMSPLTLVESGPAGGVAGAARIGTVLGESEVLSLDVGGTTAKCSLIHDSRPTLDSEYKLEHTRIAPGYPVQVPVVDIVEIGAGGGSIARIDERGALCVGPESAGSTPGPACYGRGGTKPTLSDALLTLGIFDPASFAGGQMQLDKSKAAAAIATVAKPMGLSVEDAALAIVEIAHASMINALKLVTVQRGHDPRDAAFVISGGAGPALAARLGRDLGVKMTVVPPHPGIFSAWGMLAAEPRADFRSTWFSPLGSEAISNLKRRFDELKREAVKYFSKGDAAEIRYVCRVEARYRGQEHGVFALFEMEDDAGSFAERFHAAHERAYTFCLPSSPVEITMIHLEAVLHGPVIAIPKLDRGGRSLDAAFKGRREVYFGRVTGWVSCPVYERTRLPSSEKIVGPLIIEEATATSLVVAGQELEVSDEGLLLIRECDGGSV; encoded by the coding sequence ATGATCAGACTGGCGACGGATGTAGGCGGTACCTTTACCGACCTCGTCGGTTATGATGAGCGCACGGGCGAGATCTTTACCGCCAAGAGCCTGACGACCGTTCACGATCAGTCCGAGGGCGTGCTGACGGCGATCGAACTTGCCGAGAAGAAGGACGGGCTTTCGACCCGTGACGTGATCTTTTTCGCCCATGGTGGAACGACGGTCATCAATGCGATCACGGAACGAAAGGGCGTCCGCACGGCGCTCGTGACGACTGCAGGCTTTCGCGATGTGCTGGAAATCGGCCGCGGCAATCGCCCCGATCTCTACAATCTCCAGTTCAAGAGCCCGGAAGCCTTCGTGCCCCGAAGCCTGCGCTTCGAGGTACGCGAGCGTATGGACGCCAAGGGGCGGGTGCTGACGCCCATTGAGCTTGGCGACATCGAGCCGATTATCCGCGAATGCCGCGCTCGCAAGGTGGAGGCTGTCGCCGTCATCTTCCTTCACAGCTACGCCAATCCTGAGCATGAGATCGCCTGCGCCAAGGCGATCGCCGAAGCGTTGCCGGATGTCACGGTCTGCGCCAGCCATGAGGTCTCCCGTCAATGGCGGGAATATGAGCGTTCCAATACGGCGGTGCTCAACGCCTATGTCCAGCCGATCATCCGGCGCTACTTTGCGCGGCTTGAAAGCGCGCTGACCGAGCGCGATCTCACATGCCCTTATTACGCCATGCAGTCGAACGGTGGCATCTCCACCTTCGATCAGGCGCAGATGAGTCCGCTGACATTGGTCGAATCCGGTCCGGCCGGCGGCGTGGCGGGTGCGGCTCGCATCGGCACCGTGCTTGGCGAATCCGAAGTGCTGTCGCTCGATGTCGGCGGCACGACGGCGAAATGCTCACTGATCCATGACAGCCGCCCGACGCTCGACAGCGAATACAAGCTCGAGCACACCCGCATCGCTCCCGGCTATCCGGTGCAGGTGCCGGTGGTCGATATCGTTGAGATCGGCGCCGGTGGTGGTTCCATCGCCCGTATCGACGAGCGCGGCGCGCTCTGCGTCGGCCCGGAGAGCGCGGGCTCGACACCGGGACCGGCGTGCTACGGCCGCGGTGGGACCAAGCCGACGCTTTCCGACGCATTGCTGACACTCGGTATTTTCGATCCGGCAAGCTTTGCCGGCGGCCAGATGCAGCTCGACAAGTCCAAGGCGGCCGCGGCAATCGCGACGGTTGCCAAGCCCATGGGGCTATCGGTCGAGGATGCGGCGCTCGCGATCGTCGAGATCGCCCATGCGTCGATGATCAATGCGCTGAAGCTGGTAACCGTCCAGCGCGGGCACGATCCGCGCGACGCTGCCTTCGTCATTTCCGGGGGCGCGGGACCTGCGCTTGCTGCGCGCCTCGGGCGTGATCTCGGCGTGAAGATGACCGTGGTGCCGCCGCATCCCGGTATCTTTTCGGCCTGGGGAATGCTGGCGGCAGAGCCGCGAGCCGATTTTCGCAGCACGTGGTTCTCTCCCCTTGGTTCGGAAGCCATCAGCAATCTGAAGCGTCGTTTTGACGAACTGAAGCGTGAGGCGGTCAAATATTTCTCCAAGGGTGACGCGGCTGAGATCCGCTACGTCTGCCGCGTCGAAGCCCGCTATCGCGGACAGGAGCACGGCGTCTTCGCCCTCTTCGAAATGGAGGATGATGCCGGAAGCTTTGCGGAACGCTTCCATGCCGCCCATGAGCGCGCCTATACCTTCTGCCTGCCCAGTTCGCCGGTCGAAATCACGATGATCCATCTGGAGGCGGTGCTCCACGGTCCGGTCATCGCTATTCCGAAACTCGATCGCGGCGGGCGATCGTTGGATGCCGCCTTCAAGGGGCGGCGTGAAGTCTATTTCGGCAGGGTGACCGGTTGGGTGTCGTGCCCCGTCTATGAACGCACGCGGCTGCCGTCTTCCGAGAAAATTGTTGGCCCTCTCATCATCGAAGAAGCGACCGCAACGTCGCTGGTGGTTGCCGGGCAGGAGCTGGAAGTGAGCGACGAGGGCTTGCTGCTCATCCGCGAATGTGATGGGGGAAGCGTCTAG
- a CDS encoding hydantoinase B/oxoprolinase family protein: protein MRGRFVIVVDPVTQEIIEGKLAATVDEMGVVMARTSMSPVIYEVLDFACGLLTREGELVAQMNGITLFTGTFGTQVKSLIALYGDDLEDGDILLTNDPYSGGTHACDFAIVKPIFFDGRILAYAINVAHYLDVGGSVPGSLAPNATSVFQEGLRLPGVKVVRSDRFSGEVLRIIRENVRLPEVAIGDLTAQVATVRVAARRMGELARKYGIDVVEAAFYHLLSVSEKQARAAIAALPDGTYEAEDIIDGDGVTTDPISVKVAVTIDGDRLTADFTGCPPAVAGPINCAAGALQSAVRTIFKALVAPQAPSNEGWFRPLSVIAPKGSVFTAEKPSPTGWYYEGSVHASELVWKALAKLMPERFSAGSYTSLCVVYVAGKDEAGQPFIHIEPQHGGWGASRDGDGANALIALTDGDTYNYSVEVIEARFPLLVRRYALNVEGGSGAGRRRGGFGVIRDYEVLGDGASAYCSFGRTDTPPWGIEGGKSGSINLLQVEENGGKVSDFGREPHIGLKRGDLVRIITGGGGGWGDPRAREPEQVRRDVEDGYITSEVARSLYGYEEGMAS, encoded by the coding sequence ATGAGGGGTAGATTCGTGATCGTCGTCGATCCGGTGACGCAGGAGATTATCGAGGGCAAGCTGGCAGCCACCGTCGATGAGATGGGCGTGGTCATGGCCAGGACCTCGATGAGCCCTGTGATCTATGAGGTGCTTGATTTCGCCTGTGGTCTCCTCACCCGTGAAGGTGAGCTGGTGGCGCAGATGAACGGCATCACCCTGTTTACCGGCACCTTCGGCACTCAGGTCAAGTCGTTGATCGCACTCTACGGTGATGACCTGGAAGATGGTGACATCCTGCTCACCAATGATCCCTATTCCGGCGGCACACATGCCTGCGACTTCGCCATCGTCAAGCCGATCTTCTTCGACGGTCGGATTCTGGCCTATGCCATCAATGTCGCCCATTATCTCGATGTCGGGGGTTCGGTTCCGGGCTCGCTTGCGCCCAATGCCACCTCGGTCTTCCAGGAAGGCCTGAGGCTGCCCGGCGTGAAGGTGGTGCGCAGCGATCGCTTCTCGGGTGAGGTCTTGCGCATCATCCGCGAGAATGTCCGTCTGCCCGAAGTCGCGATCGGCGATCTCACGGCGCAGGTGGCGACCGTCCGTGTCGCTGCTCGCCGCATGGGCGAACTTGCGCGCAAATACGGCATCGATGTCGTCGAAGCCGCATTCTATCACCTCCTGTCGGTCAGCGAGAAGCAGGCCCGCGCCGCCATCGCCGCATTGCCCGACGGCACCTATGAAGCGGAAGATATTATCGATGGGGATGGCGTCACCACCGATCCTATCTCCGTCAAAGTGGCTGTTACGATTGATGGAGATCGCCTGACGGCGGATTTCACCGGTTGTCCACCGGCCGTCGCGGGCCCGATCAATTGTGCGGCGGGTGCTTTGCAGTCGGCTGTGCGCACCATCTTCAAGGCATTGGTCGCGCCGCAGGCACCATCCAACGAGGGTTGGTTCCGGCCGCTCTCCGTCATTGCGCCGAAAGGTTCGGTCTTCACCGCCGAGAAGCCGTCGCCGACAGGCTGGTATTATGAGGGCTCGGTGCATGCTTCCGAACTCGTCTGGAAGGCGCTTGCCAAGCTTATGCCTGAGCGCTTTTCCGCCGGTTCCTATACGAGCCTCTGCGTCGTCTATGTCGCTGGCAAGGATGAGGCGGGACAGCCATTCATCCACATCGAGCCGCAGCACGGCGGCTGGGGTGCGAGCAGGGACGGCGATGGCGCCAATGCGCTGATCGCACTTACCGATGGCGATACCTACAATTACTCGGTCGAAGTGATCGAGGCGCGCTTTCCGTTGCTCGTGCGCCGCTATGCGCTGAACGTCGAAGGAGGATCGGGCGCCGGCCGCCGCCGTGGCGGTTTTGGTGTCATCCGTGACTACGAAGTTCTGGGCGACGGCGCGTCGGCCTATTGCAGCTTCGGACGAACGGACACGCCTCCCTGGGGTATAGAAGGCGGCAAATCCGGCAGTATCAATCTTCTGCAGGTGGAAGAGAACGGCGGAAAAGTCAGTGATTTTGGCCGCGAGCCGCATATCGGGCTGAAGCGCGGCGATCTCGTGCGGATCATCACCGGCGGCGGTGGCGGCTGGGGCGATCCGCGTGCTCGCGAGCCGGAACAGGTCCGCCGCGATGTCGAAGACGGCTACATCACCAGCGAGGTGGCGCGCAGCCTCTATGGATATGAAGAGGGTATGGCGTCATGA